A genome region from Candidatus Dadabacteria bacterium includes the following:
- a CDS encoding methyltransferase domain-containing protein: MEPGVSFEESIANHEYFLGEAIGLRPGMKVLDVGCGVGGPQRSLARKFGTSIVGLNINKYQLGKCSVYNSEAGLDHLCSVLHGDFLNIPAEDGSFDAAYHIEALCHAPDKAAAYAEIFRVLRPGAVFVGYDVCTTPLYDGGNPKHRELKEINEYVSALPEIASFMEVDDGLRAAGFELVEARDRALDADPKTPWYQPLEGGSLNLRSFSRTALGRKIASAVVPVLEGVRAVPKGSSEARKIINVVADSLLAAGRLGIVTPMYYHKARKPG, from the coding sequence ATGGAGCCGGGGGTGTCTTTCGAGGAATCCATTGCCAACCATGAGTATTTTCTGGGCGAAGCCATTGGGTTGAGACCGGGTATGAAGGTGCTGGATGTCGGGTGCGGCGTGGGCGGACCCCAACGCTCCCTCGCAAGAAAGTTCGGCACTTCGATCGTGGGCCTCAACATCAACAAATATCAGCTCGGGAAGTGCTCCGTGTATAACAGCGAGGCTGGCCTGGACCATCTCTGCAGCGTCCTGCACGGCGATTTCCTGAATATACCGGCGGAAGACGGAAGCTTCGACGCGGCTTACCATATCGAGGCCTTGTGTCATGCGCCGGATAAAGCCGCGGCCTATGCCGAGATATTCCGTGTATTGCGGCCCGGCGCGGTCTTCGTCGGCTACGACGTGTGCACGACCCCGCTTTACGATGGCGGAAATCCTAAGCACCGGGAACTCAAGGAAATAAACGAATACGTCTCCGCTCTTCCGGAAATCGCTTCATTCATGGAGGTAGACGACGGCCTGCGGGCAGCCGGTTTCGAACTTGTCGAGGCGCGTGACCGCGCTCTTGACGCCGACCCCAAGACGCCGTGGTATCAACCGCTGGAAGGGGGCAGCCTGAATCTGAGGAGTTTCTCGAGAACGGCCCTTGGCCGCAAAATCGCCTCGGCGGTTGTGCCCGTTCTGGAAGGCGTGCGCGCCGTACCCAAGGGATCGTCCGAGGCACGAAAAATTATCAATGTCGTGGCCGACAGCCTCCTAGCCGCAGGACGTCTGGGAATTGTTACGCCCATGTACTACCACAAGGCGCGCAAGCCGGGCTGA